The Micromonospora sp. NBC_00421 genome contains a region encoding:
- a CDS encoding ornithine carbamoyltransferase, whose translation MAERRHLISIDDLSDDQLRWIVQRGAEYSRGAVGADRPLSGRVVGVLFRRTSTRTRTAFSAGALRLGAGLVTYGPDDLQLNTGESVEDTGTVLSGMLDVLVARTAGPEAELRAYAAQKQMSVVNAMSAVEHPTQALADLTTIVRHFGRVEGVRVLYVGEGNNTASALTLALSRYPGTELHLRTPPGYGVGQRYLDQAAASARHSGARVEQRHDLSALPPVDVVYTTRWQTTGSTKPTPDWRTAFAPFQVDEALLAAVPDAVFMHDLPAHRGEEVTAAVLDGPASIAFTQAENKYHSARAVLEWCAADLPSGGAGL comes from the coding sequence ATGGCCGAGCGACGCCACCTGATCTCTATTGACGACCTCTCCGACGACCAGCTGCGCTGGATCGTCCAGCGTGGCGCCGAGTACTCGCGTGGTGCCGTGGGAGCGGACCGACCGCTGTCCGGGCGGGTCGTCGGCGTGCTGTTCCGCAGGACGTCCACCCGTACCCGGACCGCGTTCTCCGCCGGTGCGCTGCGGCTGGGCGCCGGACTGGTCACCTACGGCCCCGACGACCTCCAGTTGAACACCGGCGAGTCCGTCGAGGACACCGGGACGGTGCTGTCCGGCATGCTCGACGTCCTGGTGGCCCGTACCGCCGGGCCGGAGGCCGAGCTGCGGGCGTACGCCGCCCAGAAGCAGATGTCTGTGGTCAACGCGATGAGCGCTGTCGAACACCCGACGCAGGCCCTCGCCGATCTCACCACGATCGTCAGGCACTTCGGTCGGGTGGAGGGCGTACGGGTGCTGTACGTGGGGGAGGGGAACAACACCGCCTCCGCGCTGACGCTCGCGCTGTCCCGGTACCCCGGCACCGAGCTGCACCTGCGTACCCCACCGGGGTACGGCGTCGGGCAGCGGTACCTCGACCAGGCGGCGGCCTCCGCCCGGCACAGCGGTGCGCGGGTCGAACAACGGCACGACCTGTCCGCACTGCCACCTGTCGACGTCGTCTACACCACCCGTTGGCAGACCACGGGATCGACGAAGCCGACGCCCGACTGGCGTACGGCATTCGCCCCGTTCCAGGTCGACGAGGCGTTGCTGGCCGCCGTCCCGGACGCGGTGTTCATGCACGACCTGCCGGCACACCGGGGCGAGGAGGTGACCGCGGCGGTGCTCGACGGACCCGCGAGCATCGCCTTCACCCAGGCCGAGAACAAATACCACAGCGCCCGGGCGGTCCTGGAGTGGTGCGCCGCCGACCTGCCGAGCGGCGGAGCGGGGCTGTGA
- a CDS encoding amino acid adenylation domain-containing protein: MTTFLDDISTHAATRPDAPAIVTPETVVCYADLVARTDRLARALVARGVGPEQVCAVLVDRGPEAVIAMAAVLRAGGAFLTLNAELPDNRLAAMVRTAQARILVTTPSRAGQPVLPVDGPTVLVDAPDVPATLPLLSPRSLAYVSHTSGSSGPPNAVLLEHRGVTNYLRFVVADYGLGPDTVVLQLAPFGYDASIRDTFAPLVAGGQVVLVPRATLLRTGEFVAAVREWGVNTILSATPTFLTSLRRSGLPDLRLTVSSGESLRPFLIAGGRDTVRGRMINQYGPTETTMTSTRFDVPPVPDTTVDLIGTPIDGVSVRLLDDGLRTVPDGGVGEVCIGGCGVARGYGGRPALTAARFVPDPHGAPGTRMYRTGDLARRSPDGDLVYLGRTDRQLKVRGYRIDPAEIEGALLAHPAVAGAEVSAETDVDGRVFLVAHVAGASAEVTDSALRAHLALTLPPHMIPRRFARIVRVPTTASGKTDRRAITADRP; encoded by the coding sequence GTGACCACCTTTCTCGACGACATCTCCACCCACGCCGCGACCCGGCCCGACGCGCCGGCGATAGTCACCCCGGAGACCGTCGTCTGCTACGCGGACCTCGTCGCCCGGACCGACCGGCTCGCCCGCGCGCTGGTGGCCCGCGGCGTCGGTCCGGAGCAGGTCTGCGCGGTCCTGGTCGACCGGGGCCCGGAGGCCGTGATCGCGATGGCGGCCGTACTCCGGGCCGGCGGCGCCTTCCTCACCCTCAACGCCGAGCTACCCGACAACCGACTGGCGGCCATGGTCCGCACGGCCCAGGCCCGGATCCTGGTCACCACACCGTCCCGGGCCGGTCAGCCCGTCCTCCCCGTCGACGGCCCGACAGTGCTCGTCGACGCGCCCGACGTGCCGGCGACCCTGCCACTGCTGTCGCCCCGTTCGCTCGCCTACGTGAGTCACACCTCCGGCTCGTCCGGACCGCCGAACGCGGTACTGCTGGAGCACCGCGGCGTCACCAACTACCTGCGGTTCGTCGTCGCCGACTACGGACTCGGCCCGGACACCGTGGTGCTGCAGCTCGCGCCGTTCGGGTACGACGCCTCGATCCGCGACACGTTCGCCCCGCTCGTCGCCGGCGGGCAGGTGGTCCTGGTACCCCGCGCCACCCTGCTGCGGACAGGTGAGTTCGTCGCGGCCGTCCGGGAGTGGGGGGTGAACACGATCCTCTCGGCCACCCCGACGTTCCTGACGTCGCTGCGGCGCAGCGGTCTGCCCGATCTGCGGCTGACCGTGTCCAGCGGTGAGTCGCTGCGCCCGTTCCTCATCGCCGGCGGCCGGGACACCGTGCGGGGGCGGATGATCAACCAGTACGGTCCGACCGAGACCACGATGACCTCGACCCGCTTCGACGTGCCACCGGTCCCCGACACCACTGTCGACCTGATCGGGACACCTATCGACGGCGTCAGCGTGCGCCTGCTCGACGACGGTCTGCGCACCGTGCCCGACGGTGGCGTCGGCGAGGTGTGCATCGGTGGCTGCGGTGTCGCGCGCGGGTACGGCGGACGGCCGGCGTTGACCGCGGCCCGGTTCGTGCCGGACCCCCATGGGGCGCCCGGAACCCGCATGTACCGCACCGGTGACCTGGCACGCCGGTCACCCGACGGCGACCTCGTGTACCTCGGACGCACCGACCGGCAGCTCAAGGTCCGTGGCTACCGGATCGACCCGGCCGAGATCGAGGGCGCGCTGCTGGCACACCCTGCCGTCGCCGGCGCGGAGGTCTCCGCGGAGACCGACGTCGACGGCCGGGTCTTCCTCGTCGCGCACGTCGCCGGCGCGTCGGCGGAGGTGACGGACTCGGCTCTGCGCGCACATCTCGCGCTGACGTTGCCACCCCACATGATCCCGCGCCGGTTCGCCCGGATCGTCCGCGTGCCCACCACCGCCAGTGGCAAGACCGACCGTCGGGCGATCACCGCGGACCGACCGTGA
- the sbnA gene encoding 2,3-diaminopropionate biosynthesis protein SbnA, with protein sequence MTEQTPPGSGVLATIGATPIVELVKLDPRSPFRMFAKLESHNPGGSIKDRSALEMLRERIRDGRLVPGRSVVVESSSGNLGIGLAQVCGYYGIRFICVVDPRTNRHNIDVMRALGAQVEVVTDVDPATGEYLPVRIRRVRELVATIDDAYCPDQYSNPLNPRAHHTTVREIVAALPEVDYLFCATSSCGTLRGCAEYIRTHQLPVTLVAVDASGSAIFGPAVGWRMLPGHGASVRPKLYGSDLADVVVRVDDVDAIAACRRLAAREAILVGGSSGAVVAGLEQMRDQIRPGATCAMVFPDGGERYLDTIYDDDWVMTYFGDVAHLWNKPDVQVAPC encoded by the coding sequence ATGACCGAACAGACACCCCCGGGGTCAGGAGTGCTGGCGACAATCGGCGCGACACCGATCGTCGAGCTGGTGAAGCTCGACCCACGTAGTCCGTTCCGGATGTTCGCCAAATTGGAATCGCACAACCCCGGCGGCAGCATCAAGGACCGCTCGGCGCTGGAGATGCTGCGAGAGCGCATCCGCGACGGGCGACTCGTACCCGGACGGTCGGTGGTGGTCGAATCGAGCTCCGGCAATCTCGGAATCGGGCTCGCGCAGGTCTGCGGGTATTACGGTATCCGCTTCATCTGCGTGGTCGACCCGCGTACCAACCGGCACAACATCGACGTCATGCGTGCCCTCGGCGCGCAGGTCGAGGTGGTCACCGACGTCGACCCGGCCACCGGTGAATACCTGCCCGTCCGCATCCGGCGGGTCCGGGAACTCGTCGCGACGATCGACGACGCGTACTGCCCGGACCAGTACTCGAACCCGCTCAACCCGCGGGCACACCACACGACCGTACGGGAGATCGTGGCGGCCCTGCCCGAGGTCGACTACCTGTTCTGCGCCACGAGTTCCTGCGGCACCCTGCGGGGGTGCGCCGAGTACATCAGGACGCACCAGTTGCCGGTGACCCTCGTGGCGGTGGACGCGTCGGGCAGTGCGATCTTCGGTCCGGCGGTCGGGTGGCGGATGCTTCCCGGCCACGGCGCATCGGTGCGTCCGAAGCTGTACGGCAGCGACCTGGCCGACGTCGTGGTCCGGGTCGACGACGTGGACGCGATCGCGGCCTGCCGTCGACTGGCCGCTCGCGAGGCGATCCTCGTCGGTGGCTCGTCGGGCGCCGTCGTGGCCGGTCTGGAGCAGATGCGCGACCAGATCAGGCCCGGGGCCACCTGCGCGATGGTCTTCCCCGACGGCGGCGAACGGTACCTGGACACCATCTACGACGACGACTGGGTCATGACGTACTTCGGTGACGTGGCGCATCTGTGGAACAAGCCCGACGTGCAGGTGGCGCCATGTTGA
- the sbnB gene encoding 2,3-diaminopropionate biosynthesis protein SbnB produces the protein MLILGAGEVRAVLDGAEHEVVSAVDAAYRSHAQGRTRVPQSVFLRFPDGERERIIALPAFLGGATPTCGVKWVSSFPGNLGRGMHRASAVMILNSVHTGVPEAVLEASAISAGRTAASAALAAATLSSSRPETAVTLVGCGPIGFEVLRYLRAVLPALDTVTLYDLSAERARSFAAEALSVWPTLTVDVAPSAADALARHRLVCLATTASAPHLGTEHCRPGTLVLHLSLRDLTTDSIRSSVNIVDDADHVCRAATSLDLAQQEAGHRDFISSSLGEILLTGKRYVRSDDAVTVFSPFGLGCLDLAVADLVRAAASARGLGTTLANFLPTEQQVRA, from the coding sequence ATGTTGATCCTCGGGGCGGGTGAGGTCCGCGCCGTCCTCGACGGGGCCGAGCACGAGGTGGTGTCCGCGGTGGACGCGGCGTACCGGTCGCACGCTCAGGGCCGCACGCGGGTACCGCAGTCGGTCTTCCTCCGCTTCCCGGACGGGGAGCGCGAACGGATCATCGCGCTACCGGCCTTCCTGGGTGGTGCGACGCCGACCTGCGGGGTGAAGTGGGTGTCGTCCTTCCCCGGCAACCTGGGCCGGGGGATGCACCGGGCATCGGCCGTGATGATCCTGAACTCGGTGCACACCGGGGTGCCGGAGGCGGTCCTCGAAGCGTCGGCGATCTCGGCCGGACGGACGGCCGCGAGCGCCGCCCTGGCGGCGGCGACCCTCTCCTCGTCCCGCCCGGAAACCGCGGTGACCCTCGTCGGCTGCGGCCCGATCGGCTTCGAGGTGCTGAGGTATCTGCGGGCCGTACTACCGGCGCTGGACACCGTGACGTTGTACGACCTGAGCGCCGAACGGGCGCGGTCGTTCGCCGCCGAGGCGCTCTCGGTCTGGCCGACGTTGACTGTCGACGTGGCGCCGAGCGCGGCCGACGCCCTGGCCCGCCACCGACTCGTCTGCCTGGCGACGACGGCGAGCGCCCCGCACCTGGGCACCGAGCACTGCCGACCGGGGACGCTGGTGCTGCACCTGTCGTTGCGCGACCTCACCACCGACTCCATCCGTTCCAGCGTGAACATCGTCGACGACGCGGACCACGTCTGTCGGGCCGCGACGTCGTTGGACCTCGCCCAGCAGGAAGCCGGCCACCGCGACTTCATCTCGTCCTCGCTGGGCGAGATCCTGCTGACCGGTAAGCGGTACGTCAGGAGCGACGACGCCGTGACGGTGTTCTCCCCGTTCGGCCTCGGCTGCCTGGACCTGGCGGTGGCCGACCTGGTCCGGGCTGCGGCATCGGCCCGCGGCCTGGGCACCACCCTGGCGAACTTCCTACCGACGGAGCAGCAGGTGCGCGCATGA